A genome region from Halorussus pelagicus includes the following:
- the thrC gene encoding threonine synthase, with protein MTLSLSEERPDPPRAADDGVWLACIECGATFTPFDAVRYTCDACDGLLEVRYADLPTFDDFEGRGVWRYADALPFAEGVSIEEGDTPLYEVPTIEDETGVADLRVKHEGMNPTGSFKDRGMTVGVRVAEKLGVGRLACASTGNTSAALACYGARAGTEVLVLLPAGKVAAGKVAQASLHGARILEVDGNFDACLDIVSDLAARGEAYLLNSLNPFRLEGQKTIGLEIVEQFRDQTGDLPDRIVLPVGNAGNTAALYKAFRELVAAGALDPAEVPTLTGVQAEGAAPMVEAVEEGRDEVRRWEEVETRATAIRIGNPVNAPKALPGIRETGGTAVGVSDEEITDAQRALARDGVGVEPASAASVAGLRKLRESGDIAADEQVVCLTTGHLLKDPDAAAAAGADPEPVPADTDGVLDQLGE; from the coding sequence ATGACTCTCAGTCTCTCCGAGGAGCGACCCGACCCGCCGCGAGCGGCCGACGACGGGGTCTGGCTGGCCTGTATCGAGTGTGGAGCGACCTTCACGCCGTTCGATGCGGTCCGGTACACCTGCGATGCCTGTGACGGCCTACTCGAAGTCCGATACGCCGACCTACCGACCTTCGACGACTTCGAAGGGCGGGGCGTCTGGCGGTACGCCGACGCGCTCCCCTTCGCGGAGGGCGTGAGTATCGAGGAGGGCGACACGCCCCTCTACGAGGTGCCGACCATCGAGGACGAGACCGGCGTCGCGGACCTCCGAGTCAAACACGAGGGGATGAACCCCACGGGGAGTTTCAAGGACCGCGGCATGACCGTCGGCGTCCGCGTCGCCGAGAAACTGGGCGTCGGCCGCCTCGCGTGCGCCTCCACGGGCAACACGAGCGCGGCGCTCGCCTGCTACGGCGCGCGCGCGGGCACGGAAGTTCTGGTTTTGCTCCCCGCCGGGAAAGTCGCCGCGGGGAAGGTGGCACAGGCCAGCCTCCACGGCGCGCGAATTCTGGAAGTCGATGGCAACTTCGACGCCTGTCTCGACATCGTCTCGGACCTCGCGGCCCGCGGCGAGGCGTACCTGCTCAACTCGCTCAACCCCTTCCGACTGGAGGGCCAGAAGACCATCGGTCTCGAAATCGTCGAGCAGTTCCGGGACCAGACGGGCGACCTTCCGGACCGCATCGTCCTGCCGGTTGGCAACGCGGGCAACACCGCCGCGCTCTACAAGGCGTTCCGCGAACTGGTCGCGGCCGGGGCACTCGACCCCGCGGAGGTTCCCACACTCACTGGCGTGCAGGCCGAGGGCGCGGCCCCGATGGTCGAAGCCGTCGAAGAGGGACGAGACGAGGTGCGCCGCTGGGAGGAAGTCGAGACGCGCGCGACGGCCATCCGCATCGGCAACCCCGTCAACGCGCCGAAGGCGCTTCCCGGCATCCGGGAGACCGGAGGTACCGCGGTCGGGGTCTCCGACGAGGAAATCACTGACGCCCAGCGCGCGCTCGCCCGCGACGGCGTGGGCGTCGAACCCGCGAGTGCAGCGTCGGTCGCTGGACTCCGAAAGCTCCGCGAGTCGGGCGATATCGCGGCCGACGAGCAGGTCGTCTGTCTCACGACGGGCCATCTTCTGAAGGACCCCGACGCCGCGGCGGCCGCCGGGGCGGACCCGGAACCGGTTCCGGCCGACACCGACGGCGTACTCGACCAACTCGGCGAGTAG
- a CDS encoding manganese catalase family protein, producing the protein MFYHDNELQYEVEVEEPDPYFAKMLQQAIGGVEGEMRVALQYMFQAFGQPKEKQEYRNLLMETAAEELGHIEMLATAVSKNLQGAPEEMRREARENDAVIDAMMGGGQPRQALSAGLHAMPVDANGNPFSGNFVVASGNLAADMYANIMAESTGRLLATRLYEMTDDEGMKDMLAYLIARDTMHQNQWHAVLEEMGETVPVPASFDQEKEKEDYNYEFMSTYREDRENPHERWTEGVSVDGKGEFSFGTQPGGGNPQLEAVIEEMHNEASK; encoded by the coding sequence ATGTTCTACCACGACAACGAGCTTCAGTACGAAGTCGAAGTCGAAGAGCCGGACCCGTACTTCGCAAAGATGCTCCAGCAGGCCATCGGCGGCGTCGAGGGCGAGATGCGCGTCGCGCTCCAGTACATGTTTCAGGCGTTCGGGCAACCGAAGGAGAAACAGGAGTACCGCAATCTCCTGATGGAGACTGCGGCCGAGGAGTTAGGTCACATCGAGATGCTGGCCACCGCCGTCTCAAAGAACTTGCAGGGCGCGCCCGAGGAGATGCGCCGGGAGGCCCGCGAGAACGACGCCGTCATCGACGCGATGATGGGCGGCGGGCAACCGAGACAGGCGCTGTCGGCCGGACTCCACGCGATGCCGGTGGACGCCAACGGCAACCCCTTCAGCGGGAACTTCGTCGTCGCCAGCGGGAACCTCGCGGCGGACATGTACGCGAACATCATGGCCGAATCGACCGGGCGACTGCTGGCGACGCGGTTGTACGAGATGACCGACGACGAGGGGATGAAGGACATGCTCGCGTACCTCATCGCCCGTGACACGATGCATCAGAATCAGTGGCACGCCGTTCTCGAAGAGATGGGCGAGACGGTCCCCGTGCCCGCGAGTTTCGATCAGGAGAAGGAGAAAGAGGACTACAACTACGAGTTCATGTCCACGTACCGTGAGGACCGCGAGAATCCCCACGAGCGCTGGACCGAAGGGGTCTCCGTGGACGGAAAGGGGGAGTTCTCGTTCGGCACCCAACCCGGCGGCGGCAACCCGCAACTCGAAGCGGTCATCGAGGAGATGCACAACGAGGCCAGCAAGTAG
- a CDS encoding alpha/beta hydrolase, with protein sequence MSEAHPDIEAVVSEVPPLHQFSVEQAREGYADYLSVEQDLVSLADVRDSVVHGPDGNNVPIRVYTPEGDGPFPVMVWMHGGGFLLGDIETYDPVCRVLADELGCIVVSPDYRLAPEHKFPAGLQDCYAVVEWASSRTDVLGTDSDKLFVGGDSAGGNLAAAVSLMARDKGGPDIDYQVLVYPTTTFSYEFDDDSSGDESYFITEPDLQWSWEHYLENEIDGMSPYASPLQANDLSGLPPATVLTAEFDPLREEGVAYAERLEDAGVPVEHAHYDEMVHSFFTNVAEPRVEQAWDAMAEIGAHLDEAFADEKELLVA encoded by the coding sequence ATGTCAGAGGCCCACCCCGACATCGAAGCGGTCGTTTCCGAAGTACCACCCCTGCACCAGTTCTCGGTCGAGCAAGCGCGCGAGGGCTACGCCGACTACCTCTCGGTCGAGCAGGACCTCGTCTCGCTCGCGGACGTACGCGACAGTGTCGTCCACGGACCGGACGGCAACAACGTTCCGATTCGGGTGTACACGCCTGAAGGCGACGGCCCGTTCCCGGTCATGGTCTGGATGCACGGCGGTGGCTTCCTCCTCGGTGACATCGAGACCTACGACCCCGTCTGTCGGGTTCTCGCCGACGAACTCGGCTGTATCGTCGTCTCGCCGGACTACCGACTCGCTCCCGAACACAAGTTCCCGGCCGGACTGCAGGACTGCTACGCCGTCGTCGAGTGGGCGTCCTCTCGAACCGACGTACTCGGCACCGACTCGGACAAACTCTTCGTCGGCGGGGACAGCGCTGGCGGTAACCTCGCGGCCGCGGTCTCGCTCATGGCCCGCGACAAGGGCGGACCTGACATCGACTATCAGGTGTTGGTCTACCCGACGACCACCTTTTCCTACGAGTTCGACGACGACTCGAGCGGCGACGAGAGCTACTTCATCACCGAACCCGACCTCCAGTGGTCGTGGGAACACTACCTCGAAAACGAAATCGACGGGATGAGCCCCTACGCCTCCCCGCTACAGGCCAACGACCTGAGCGGCCTGCCGCCCGCCACCGTCCTCACCGCCGAGTTCGACCCGCTCCGCGAGGAGGGCGTCGCCTACGCCGAACGACTCGAAGACGCCGGGGTTCCCGTCGAACACGCTCATTACGACGAGATGGTCCACTCGTTCTTCACGAACGTCGCCGAACCGCGAGTCGAACAGGCGTGGGACGCGATGGCCGAAATCGGCGCTCACCTCGACGAAGCCTTCGCCGACGAGAAAGAGCTGCTGGTCGCCTGA